The genomic stretch ACTATGCTAATCATTTTGGTTATTCTGATTGCATTTCCCCAACTGACGCTTTGGTTGCCAAGCTTGATGACTGTGTAAAGGTGGGAGATGAAAGAATTTATTATAGCTAAGTCAATATTCACAGAAGATCTCTTACAGATCATTTTAGAAGATGGTGTCTTTGTTGGGGTTGATATATTTCAACATGATTCGGGAGATTCACTATATACTGTTCCATATATAGCTCCAGGTTTCTTTGATATCCAGGTTAATGGCTATGCTGGTATCAATTATTCGGAGAGCTTATCACCTGAAAAGATAGTCGATATGACGAAATGTCTATCTGAAAGCGGTACTACCTTTCATCTGCCAACTATCATTACCAATTCTGAGAACTGTATTCTTGAAAGTATTGATGCTATTGTGAAGGCTCGTAAGAAGCACTTTCTCTTACGAAAAACGATTCCAGGAATCCATATTGAAGGGCCTTTTATTTCTTCAAAGAAAGGTGCTCGCGGAGTTCACGATCCACAACATATTCGCTCATGTGACTTTGAGGAATTTAAAAGATGGCAGGAACAGGCGGAGGGCCTGATCAAGCTGGTTACAATTTCACCCGAGGACGATGTCGCGATAGATTTTATACGCAAAGTAACTAAACAAGGAGTGCGTGTAGGAATTGGGCACACTTCTGTCAACCCGGAACAAATCGAGGCAGCAGTCGAGGCTGGCGCATCACTTTCCACCCATTTGGGGAATGGTAGTCCTGGATATCTACCAAGGCTGAATAATTTTATATGGAAAGAACTGAGCGAAGACAGATTATATGCAAGTATAATTGCTGATGGTTTTCACTTACCGCCCTATGTTCTTGATACTTATACCCGGGCTAAGGGAAAGAAGCGAATTATCTTGATTAGCGATGTGGCTGCACTTGCAGGTTCACCCCCTGGACTATACCGATGGGGTGATATGGATGTTGAGGTCTTCCCGGACGGACATATGGGGCTCCAAGGGACCTTAAACCTTGCTGGTGCATCCTTATTGCTCGATACTTGCATTGCTCATTTGCATGAATCTACCAGGCTTTCTCTTTCTGATAGCGTTTTTTGCGCTACGGTTAATCCCTACACTTATTTCCACCATGAAGCTTATCTGTGGACAGATAACCCTGTTCCTGGTAAGGAGGCATTTTTTACCCTTTTCCACTATCAGAAAGGGGATGGAAGGATAAAGGTTCATAGGACGCAACTTGGTAGCAACATATTATTTACAT from Marispirochaeta sp. encodes the following:
- a CDS encoding amidohydrolase family protein encodes the protein MKEFIIAKSIFTEDLLQIILEDGVFVGVDIFQHDSGDSLYTVPYIAPGFFDIQVNGYAGINYSESLSPEKIVDMTKCLSESGTTFHLPTIITNSENCILESIDAIVKARKKHFLLRKTIPGIHIEGPFISSKKGARGVHDPQHIRSCDFEEFKRWQEQAEGLIKLVTISPEDDVAIDFIRKVTKQGVRVGIGHTSVNPEQIEAAVEAGASLSTHLGNGSPGYLPRLNNFIWKELSEDRLYASIIADGFHLPPYVLDTYTRAKGKKRIILISDVAALAGSPPGLYRWGDMDVEVFPDGHMGLQGTLNLAGASLLLDTCIAHLHESTRLSLSDSVFCATVNPYTYFHHEAYLWTDNPVPGKEAFFTLFHYQKGDGRIKVHRTQLGSNILFTSEDII